In Papaver somniferum cultivar HN1 chromosome 1, ASM357369v1, whole genome shotgun sequence, a genomic segment contains:
- the LOC113281771 gene encoding plant UBX domain-containing protein 7-like produces the protein MENNNVDEQEMESDADEMNSTVDEHEDPMISSFLEIVVGQSVHTARQYLQAAHWDREDAIRLFFSHQEGSYPEVLYENDNNGEANISAEMEHPDVLAVDNFEDDGNGLSLELMYHGPFHEAKQDRWLIVNVQSKDVYNSYALKMYTWAHKAVFETISANFIFWQVYDNTIEGQKVCNYYKLTSFPAVLVLDPIIGQKVKSWSGMIKAVQLLEDLAPYMDAGPKHQHVQFCRKRQTKTSQRTIVPQTTEEENEELFQAILASMENMTATIAPACSDTDEQVTSSSNKLTYPDLPEEPKVDKTLLCRIGVRLPDGRRLQWNFLLTDPVQLLWSLCNSQLDEAESRPFHLTRAIPGASKTLDYESKQKFEESGLANSMISVTWD, from the coding sequence ATGGAGAATAACAATGTTGATGAGCAAGAGATGGAAAGTGATGCTGATGAGATGAACAGTACTGTTGATGAGCATGAAGACCCtatgatttcttcttttcttgaaaTTGTTGTTGGGCAATCGGTCCATACCGCTAGACAATATTTACAAGCAGCACACTGGGATCGTGAAGACGCAATTAGGCTGTTTTTTAGTCATCAAGAAGGGAGTTATCCAGAAGTTTTGTATGAGAATGATAACAATGGAGAAGCGAACATTAGTGCCGAGATGGAACACCCTGATGTCCTTGCAGTAGATAACTTTGAAGATGATGGTAATGGTCTTTCTCTTGAATTGATGTATCATGGGCCTTTCCATGAGGCAAAACAAGACAGGTGGTTGATTGTAAATGTGCAGTCAAAAGACGTATACAACTCTTATGCGCTAAAGATGTATACATGGGCACATAAAGCTGTCTTTGAGACTATTAGCGCCAATTTCATCTTTTGGCAAGTTTATGATAATACCATTGAAGGTCAAAAGGTGTGTAACTATTATAAGTTGACATCTTTTCCGGCAGTTCTTGTTTTGGACCCAATCATAGGTCAAAAAGTGAAATCATGGAGCGGAATGATTAAAGCTGTGcagttgttggaggatttagcaccTTACATGGATGCCGGTCCTAAACATCAACACGTTCAATTTTGTCGTAAGCGTCAAACCAAAACTTCTCAGCGAACTATTGTTCCTCAGACTACCGAAGAAGAAAATGAGGAGCTATTCCAAGCAATTCTAGCTTCAATGGAGAACATGACGGCTACCATTGCTCCAGCTTGTAGTGACACTGACGAACAAGTAACTTCCTCAAGCAACAAGCTTACATATCCTGATCTCCCTGAAGAGCCAAAGGTGGACAAAACACTTCTCTGCAGAATTGGAGTTCGTCTACCTGATGGGCGTAGACTTCAGTGGAATTTCCTTCTGACAGATCCAGTCCAGTTGTTATGGTCACTCTGTAACTCCCAGCTTGATGAAGCAGAGTCGCGGCCTTTTCATTTGACTCGAGCCATTCCAGGTGCATCAAAGACTCTTGACTACGAAAGCAAGCAAAAATTCGAGGAGTCTGGATTAGCAAACTCAATGATCTCAGTTACTTGGGATTGA